The Hujiaoplasma nucleasis DNA window AAAAATAACATAGTCTGCAAAATCCCTTACAAAGCTAAGGACATGGGTCACAAAAATAAATTCTTTTCCTAAATCTTTTAACTCTTCAACAGCGGTTAATACTTCATAAGTTAAAATTGGATCTAATGAGGCTGTAGGTTCATCCAAAAATATAAATTCAGGATTAATCGATAATGCTCTAGCGATAGAAGCTCTTTGAGCCTGTCCGCCAGAAACTTTATTAGGCTTTTTTTTCATTTGATCAGATAAATGCAATAAATTCAAATATTTTTCAGCAATTGCATTGGCCTGATCTTTACCAATTTTTCTTGTTTTTTCTAAGACTAAAGTAATATTTCTCTTTAATGTTAAATGAGGAAATAAATTATGATTTTGAAATACAAAACCAACTCTCTTTTTATGATTAGGATCCCTTACACTCATGTCATTAATGTATATATCTCCTATTGTTGGTTTTTCTACACCAGACATCAATCTTAGTAAAGTTGACTTACCAGAACCAGAAACACCAATAATAGCGATAGAGTGATGGTTTTCTAAGATAAAATTTAAGTCTTTTAATACATGAACATCGTATTGATGAGTAATATTTTCAATTTGAATTTTCATAATGACCATTTCCTTTCTATCCACTTTGTCATTTGTGATAATGGAATAGTAATAATTAAATAAAGAACCCACATTAATAAATAACCTTCCACGAAAGCAAATGTCCTTGATTGTGCAGATGAAATGGCTTGAAATAATTCAAAATAACTTAAGAAATGCAAGAGTGCAGAACCCTTAATAATCAAAGAAAAATTATTCATCATCGGAGGCATTAATATTCTTATCGCCTGAGGAAAAATGATATAAAGATATCTTTGAAAAGATGTGAAACCAAAAAGATCCATGGCTAAATATTGTTCATCCGAAATAGAAGAAAAAGCTGATTTAAAGACATTTTTCATGTAAGGAGCCATATAAATAACCAAGGCATAGACCCCAACATAAGTAATGTCCCTTAAACCAAAAGCTGGACCAATTAAAAAACCCATTAGAATAATTAAGACCATTAATGGTGTTCCATATACTATCTCAGTTAAAACATCAATCAAAGCATTAAAGTATTTAATTTTAGATTTTTGCATCAAGAAAAAGATAAAACCTAATATCATTGACCCTATTAAAGCTAAAACAGATACAATAATGGTATTTTTCATACCATCAATGATGATAGGTTCATAGGGCTTATACATGGTAAAATCTAATTCTGATGTTTGTCTTAATGCAATAAAGATTATTAGGGCAATAAGCGTTAATATTGCTAATAAATAAGCAATAAAAGTCCTAACTTTATTCGTTAATATAGAACTCAAGTCCGTACCTTCCTAACTGAGCCAATAGCACCTCATCCCAATCCTCAGCAAGTTGATCATACAATCCGTCTTGGTCGCTAAAAGTTCCTATAAAATTATTTACTTGTGTTAGAAGTTCAGTATTTCCTGATTTAACAGCCATACCAATGGCGCTTGATTGAAATGAATCCCATATAACCATCGTACGGCTCTTATTGGCATTATAGCCAGCTACAACTGGATTGGCAGACATTAATAAGATGTCAGCATATCCATTAGCAACTGATTCAACAGCAGTGACTAAATCGATAGCTTCAGTAACGTCTTTACCATATGATTCTGGGATAGAGGTAGATACTTGAGACACAACACCGATATATCTAGTCTCTTCAATGGCTAAAATATCTTCAACAGTTGAATCTTCAGTTAATCCATGCTCATCAGCAAAATCTTGGTTAACCAAAGAAATAATCTTGAAATAAAAATAAGGTTCAGAGAAATCCACTGATTCTTCTCTTTCAGGTGTAATACTCATAGAAGCAATGGCTATATCAATATTGCCAGCATTAATGGCAGGTATAATAGAAGCAAAATTTGTATTGACAATTTCAACAGTTCTTCCGAGATAATCTCCTAGAGCATAAGCGATATCAACAGAAATTCCTTCAGGTTTGTTGGTTCCAATGGTTGTCGTTTCAAATGGTGGATACCTTAAATCCATCCCCACTCTTAAAGGTTCTAAGGGCTGAAAGTCAGTCGTTGAATTATTGGCTGTCGATGAGCCTTCATTCGTCGTTAAATTTTCTGTATTTGAAGTATTCAATTCACTTGTTTCTTCTCCCGTCGTTGAACAAGCAAGAACGGCTAAAGCTAAAAATCCTATAGAAAACATAAGATAAAATTTTTTCATTATAAATCCCCCTTTTTTTATATCTTACCATATTTGATAACTTTTCTTTAATAGAATACCCTATTTATTCATGGGAATTTAAGATTTTAAATAAATATGGTAAAATAGATTAAAGATTAATAAAGGATAAAGCCATGAAATCAATTGAGATTAAAAATATTTTCAAAAAAGAGTTTGACTTAGTCGGTGTTATTCACACAAAAGAATATATAGAAAAAGCTAAGTTAATGAATAAGGCTATCCCAGACAAGAAATTTCCTACTATGGTTGTCTTGGCTTTAGCTTACCCAAAAAGAATGATTAAACAAAACCATACACATTTGGTTGCTTCTTTTTATACTTTTGGAAAAGATTATCATCTTGTAATGAAAGAGAAAATTCAATCAATCTGTGATCATTTTGATTTTGCCTATGAATATGGGGTAGACAATCATCCTCTAGACGAACGCTTGGCCGCTAGTATAGCTGGCTTAGGTTATTTTGCAAAAAACCAACTAATAATCAATAAAGACTATGGGTCATATATATTTCTAGCCTATGTCTTATTAGATATCAAATTAGACCAGGAAATCAAATATCTTATAGATGATGATTGCAAGGATTGTACAAAATGTATTGAAGCTTGCCCGACCAATGCCTTACAAGAAGGTTCTTATATTCAGGAAAGATGTATGAGTCATTATAATCAAAGTAAAAAAATCCTCTCTGAAGAAGAAATCAAGAAAAATTACACTTTATTTGGCTGTGATATTTGCCAAATGGTTTGTCCAAAAAACATCAAAAAAGGCCAAATAGTCCATCCAGAATTTGAACTTTCTAACAAAGAAAAAGTATCCATAGAAGATCTTTTTACCTTGTCTCAAAAAGATTTTAATCAAAAATACAATGACATGGCCTACCTCTGGAAGGGAAAAACCATTCTCATGAGAAACGCTTTAACCCTTCTCCACAATCAAAAAAACACTTCTTATAATCATCTTATTGAAAAAAGTATTTCAAAATTCAATATGCCATGGTATAAAGAAACAGCTGAACACATACTCAAAGAACTAAAAAAGGTGGAAAATTAATCCACCTTTTTATTTTGAATAATCTTGAGCTTTTTCATTAAAGATAAGCTTTTCATCTTTAGTAAATACTTTATCAACCAATAAAGCAGAGATAATAAATACAATAATCATGGTCACATTAATAATCAAAGAAAACTTTAATCCTAGTGTTGTTATTTGATAAAATACGATAGGTAGTTTTAAAGAAGACCAAACCATTAAAAAGAAAATTACATTTGAATACTTTGCGCCTTTCTTTAACATCATCATCGCAATCGGAAAAGCAATCAATGTAGGACCTGCACTAAAAGCCCCTAAAACAAAAGCCAATACCATACCTTTGGTTTTGGATCCTTCTCCCATAAGTTTAATAATGGTTTCTCTTGGAATCCAAACATCAAACAAACCTATTAATATAAAAATAGGAGGTACAATCATTAACATACTTAGTATTTGTTTATAAGAATTTTCTAAAGCCTTGTAAGTTAGTTTAATATCTATAAAAGTAATAACAATTAATACTATGACTGATAAGACCAAAAATTTATTTTTCTTAATAAAAACCATCATGAGTAAATCACCACCACGACTAAAACAACAAGTATAGCTCCAATAAAACTAATAATATTTCTATAAATCGCTGCTTTCTTATTGAAAAACTTACTTTCCATTGCGAAATACACCAGTCCCACACTCATTAAGGTGACTAAAAATCCAGCCACTTGAGGATAAGCAACAAAGGGTGACATAAAAGTAATACTACCAATAGACATCCCAATAACATATCCTAAAAAACCAGATTCTTCACCTAAAATCGAAGATATGAATGATGGGGTAATAACCGCTAATAAAATTCCCACAAACAGAAATAAAGGAATTAAAACAGGCATGAGTTTAACAAAACTTTTATAAGCTTTTATCAAAGCTTTTTTGGTTTTTTCTTTATCTTTAAAAAAAGATACTAATAATAGCACAATCGCTAATCCGTAAATTATATAAGTTTCTGTAGACATTTTATCTCCTTTATGACTTATTCTATCTATATGTTTTTGATAAGTCAAAACAAGTGCTTATTTTTCAATAACCACTTATATGTTTATTTTAAAAGTGATATAATAAAAACCTATAAAGGAGGCATTATGTTTAAAACAATTCAAGAAATGATTTCTTACGTAAAGAAGGAAAACATCGAAATCATTGATTTAAAAGTTTGTGATATGCTTGGCATATGGCACAGAATAAGCATTACATCTAATAAACTTGATGAAAGTATTATGGAAAAGGGCATTGGTTTTGATGGTTCAAGTTATCACTTTTTGACTGTAGAAAAATCAGATATGGTGATGATTCCTGATGTATCCACAGCCTATATAGATCCTTTTAGATCATATAAAACCATAAATGTGATTGCTAATATCTATGTCATTAAAGATAATCAATATCTAAGATTTTCTGATGATCCACGTTACGTTGCTGAAAAAACAGAAAACTTATTTAAAAAAGATAATATTTCTGATGAAATATTACTTGGGCCGGAATATGAATTTTACGTCCTAGATCATATGTCTTACAAAATTAGTGACCATCATTTAGAAGTGAAAATCGATAGTGAACAAGCCCAATGGTCATCATCAAAAACTGAAAACAATCTAGGTTTACATGTTAGAGATCATGGAGCTTATCATTTAGATTCACCATTGGATCATTCTTATGATTTAAGAACTAAGGTTGTTGTTGAAGCAGAAAAGATAAATATACCAATTAAATACCACCATTCAGAAAATGGCGGACCAGGACAAGTGGAAATTGAAGTCAATTTTGCTGGAGTTAAAGAGATGGGTGATAGGACAATGAAAATCAAACATCTACTCAAAAACACTGCAAAATCAATGAATAAAACCATTAGTTTTATGCCAAAACCATTCTCTAATGAATTGGGTAGTGGTATGCATGTTCATATTCAATTAAAACATCAAGGAAAATATATTTTCTTTGATAAATCAGGCTATTCAGGCTTATCAAAAATAGCTCATTATGCTATTGGCGGAATTTTAAAGCATGCCAAAAGTTTATGTGCCTTTACAAATCCTAGCACCAACTCATACAAACGATTAGTCCCAGGTTTTGAAGCTCCTGTAACCTTAGCTTATGCGACAGCCAATCGATCAGCTGTAATTAGAATTCCTGGCTACACCATCCAAGAAGATGAAAAAAGATTTGAACTTAGAAGCCCTGATGCTATGAGTAATCCTTATCTTTGTTTTTCAGCCATTATGATGGCTGCTTATGATGGAATTAAAAATAAAATAGACCCAAGTCTTTTAGGCTTTGGTCCCTATGATATCAATCTCTATGACTTACCTGCATCAGAACAAAACAAAATACAAAGTCTACCGACAAACTTAAAAGAAGCTGCGTCGGAATTAGAGAATGATTATGAATATTTATTGGTTGGAAATGTTTTTTCTAAAATAATGATTGATAATCAAATAAAACAACTACTAACTGAAGAAAAAGAAATATCAAAGTTACCACATCCAAAAGAATTTGAACTGTATTACAATAGATAAAAAAAATCCACATACTCATGTGGATTTTTTATTGATTAAATAATTCAAAAAATAACATTAGCACCCCAACAAACATCATTTTTGATATAACGGCGCCTTTTATTGCGAATGAAAATGGTTTATGATTCTTTGAAATGTTTATTCTCCTATAAGTTAATACATCCTTAAGAACCCATAATAATACCATTGCTAAATATCCAGTTATTAAGTTAGATTGTAAACTTGTTAAATGAGTCATGAAAGTATTTTCTTGTGAACCAGCCATTAATACATTGACAAACAAGAGTGTTAAAAAGAATATAATGATTAAAGACATAAGTACCCAAAGTTTTATTCTTTTCCCTTTAAGAACATGTATTTGGTATGAAATGAGTATTTGAAAGACAATAAAAATCGTAATCAGTATAAGACCTAATATTTTAGCAATTTGCATAAGGATCTCCTAAATTAAATTATTAATTTAATCATATCAATAAATATAGATAAAAGTCAACATCAAAATATGAAAGCCCCTAAAATAAAACTGAGTTATCAAGCGATAACTCAGTTATTGTTTACCCAATATTTTGATCCATCTAATTCTCTTTTTAATAAACCATAATCAACCAAATATCTTCTAATCATGACATAATCATCAAGAACTGGTTCTAATATTTGATTAACTTCTTTTTCTGAATAAGCTTTATAGGTATCAAATAAAGTAATAATCCACAATAAACAAAGGTATTTTTGTTTTAACTTCTTAGGAAATCTAATCATTATTAATTTATCTTTATCAATAAAAAACTTATTTAAAACTTCTTCTTTTTCTTGTAAGCTATAATCAAACATAATATCTCCTTTAAATTAAAGTTTTAAGTCTCCTTCAACAATAAGTCCTTTTTTTCTAAAAATATAATCTACGATAAATATTAAAATAATAGGCAATACAAGATGCAATATACTTATAGATAAATAAGAACCTAAAGAATAATCCATAGCGTCTAAAGTTCCAAACTGACCAACAAATCCAGATGTACCCATACCAGCACCTATTGATGTTGTTTCTGTTTTAAATAATAAAGTCGAAATAGGTCCTAATATAGCAGACACAATAATGGTTGGCAGCCAGATAATCGGTTTCTTTAGGATGTTTTTGAACTGCAACATAGAGGTACCGATTGCTATAGAAATCACAGTACCAATATTGTTATCTTTTCTAGACATAATAGCAAAACCAATCATTTGAACACTACAACCAACCACTGCAGCACCTCCTGCGATACCACCAATAGAAATTGCAATAGCTATGGCTGCCGAAGAGATTGGAGCTGTTAAAGCCATACCCATAACAACTGCGATAACAAGCCCCATTAAGAATGGTTGTAAATTCGTTGCATATTGAATGAAATCACCTAGTGATGTCATTGTGGCTTGAACTGGTGAGCCTATAAGTTTCGTAATAATTAAAGCTGTAATAACTCCAGTTAATGGCACCAATAATATATCAATAGGTGTTTTCTTTTTTAATAAATAAATAAAGACAAAATATACAGAAATCGTTGTCAAATAAGCCACCATAGGATCATTATAAAAACCAGTAGCAATCCCACCTGCAACTCCACTAACAACTAACTTAATACCCTCTAAATTCAATGCAATAGCTATTCCAAAACCAATACCTATACCCATAAAGGCTTTAAGTATTGTTGATAAGCTAGTTAAAGCGACTTCAATTGAATCTAAACCTATTTTTCCTGATAAAAAACCAAGTTGACCAATAATAACCCCAATGATTAGGGTTGAGAATAAACCAATTGCCATACCATTAAAACTTGTAATAAAGAAATTCAATACACCTTTTTTTGTCATCTGATGCCTCCTTATATAAACCGTGATTCTATTTTATCAAATATATTTTGAAATTTAAAAGAAAATTCATTTTTCTTGTGGATACTTTAACTTCCAAGTTTCTCTTAAGTCATCCATTTGTTTTAACATGTTGATGGTATCCTTATGAGACATGATTTGACTTTCAAGTTTATTTTGATGTATACATTCAATAACTTCCTTAATCTCATACTCAAAGCCATTGACTTTATGTGGGATATCTATAACTTTAATAAGCTGTTTTTGATGGTTATAAACGCTAGCCTTTTCTGCATAAAAGAAACCCTCTATGACAACATAAGCTAAGTCACCATAAATATAGGCTATGATAGGTTGATTTTCAATGATAGATGCCTTTAAATGAGCTTTAGCGTTTTGATAATAATATTCAATAGATTCTGACAAATCTATACCCTTATCGCTAAGTTGAACTTGTGATTTAAATGACTGAGCTTGACCTAAAAAAATATTAGCAAAGGTAATTGGATATATACCAACATCTAATAAGGCTCCCCCACCTAGTTTTGGATTCAATAAACGATGACTTTCATCAACATCAGCCTTAAAACAAAAGTCAGCTTTTATATACATTACTTTTCCAATATTTCCATCTTTTACTTCTTTTTGAATAGCTTGAATGACTGGTAAAAACCTAGTCCACATGGCTTCCATAACAAAACATTGTTTGACTTTAGCCTTTTTAAAAACCCGGTCAGCTTGACTAGCATTTAAGGTGAAGGCTTTTTCACATAAGATATGTTTTTTATAATCTAAAATATCCATCATTTGTTCAAAATGTAATCCATGAGGTGTTGCTATATAGATAAGATCAACTTGAGGATCACTATAAAGTTCTTGGTATGAATTATAAGTCTTCTCAAAAGAATATTTATCTTGATATAACTTAGCTCTTTTTATATCCCTAGATGCAATCGCATATAAGCATAAATCATCTTTATAATATAAAGCAGCTTGACAGAAGGTGTGGCCTATATTGCCTGCCCCAATAATACCAACATTTATCATATAATTTACCCTTTCATAAGCATAATACTAAACAATAAAGCAATACATAAAAAAATGAAAATACCTATTTATGGCTTTAATCCATAAATAACAATAAATCAAAAACAAGAATAAATATAAATCAAATTATAGACCTAAAGTAAACTTTTTTACGCCCAATACGAATAGACACATTAAAGAAATACCCATAATAATTAAATACAAAGCTTGAGTCGCCTTTAATGCATCTAAAATAAGTCCACTAACAGATACACCTATAATGGCTCCTAAGCCATAAGCAGTAAATAAAACTCCATATCTTTTAGAATAATTATTTAGCCCATAAATTGTTTTTATTGCATTGGGAGCAATGGCTAGCCAAGCACCTAATATAAACCAAAAGCCAGAAAAAGATAAAAGGTATAAACCAAAGAATCTACCCTTGTTTATATAAGCAATAATCCCACTTAAGAAAAGGATAAAAACAGCTAATCTTATAATATTTTTTAAATTAAATCTGTCAGACAAGTAACCGAACAAGAGTCTTGACATACCATTAGCTAAGGCGAACATAGTCATCGCCAATGTAACCTTCGATGGCGAGAAGTCATAATATTGAACACCTACTTGATAAGAAAGTCCAATCATCATCAAACCTATGGTTGTCCCAAACAAGAAAAGAAAATATAAGATAATAAATACTTTATCTATCTTAATTTTCGATCCTACCGATACATCTTTTTCTAGTGACTTATCAAGACTCGTCAACTTGGTACTTGTGATCATTAGAATGATAAAACTTAATAAGCCTATAAGCATAAAAGTTTGGTGTAAAGTCACATTATTTAATAAAGTTTTTATAATAGGAGCTGTCACCAAAGGTGATAAACCAAAACCAGCAAGTACCAATCCTGTATAAAAACCACTATTTTTATTAAATAAAGACTGAATAATCATAATAGGTATGC harbors:
- a CDS encoding amino acid ABC transporter ATP-binding protein, with the translated sequence MKIQIENITHQYDVHVLKDLNFILENHHSIAIIGVSGSGKSTLLRLMSGVEKPTIGDIYINDMSVRDPNHKKRVGFVFQNHNLFPHLTLKRNITLVLEKTRKIGKDQANAIAEKYLNLLHLSDQMKKKPNKVSGGQAQRASIARALSINPEFIFLDEPTASLDPILTYEVLTAVEELKDLGKEFIFVTHVLSFVRDFADYVIFMHDGQIREHGKPEILDYPKTYELKEFMKKVR
- a CDS encoding amino acid ABC transporter permease produces the protein MSSILTNKVRTFIAYLLAILTLIALIIFIALRQTSELDFTMYKPYEPIIIDGMKNTIIVSVLALIGSMILGFIFFLMQKSKIKYFNALIDVLTEIVYGTPLMVLIILMGFLIGPAFGLRDITYVGVYALVIYMAPYMKNVFKSAFSSISDEQYLAMDLFGFTSFQRYLYIIFPQAIRILMPPMMNNFSLIIKGSALLHFLSYFELFQAISSAQSRTFAFVEGYLLMWVLYLIITIPLSQMTKWIERKWSL
- a CDS encoding transporter substrate-binding domain-containing protein, which translates into the protein MKKFYLMFSIGFLALAVLACSTTGEETSELNTSNTENLTTNEGSSTANNSTTDFQPLEPLRVGMDLRYPPFETTTIGTNKPEGISVDIAYALGDYLGRTVEIVNTNFASIIPAINAGNIDIAIASMSITPEREESVDFSEPYFYFKIISLVNQDFADEHGLTEDSTVEDILAIEETRYIGVVSQVSTSIPESYGKDVTEAIDLVTAVESVANGYADILLMSANPVVAGYNANKSRTMVIWDSFQSSAIGMAVKSGNTELLTQVNNFIGTFSDQDGLYDQLAEDWDEVLLAQLGRYGLEFYINE
- a CDS encoding epoxyqueuosine reductase codes for the protein MKSIEIKNIFKKEFDLVGVIHTKEYIEKAKLMNKAIPDKKFPTMVVLALAYPKRMIKQNHTHLVASFYTFGKDYHLVMKEKIQSICDHFDFAYEYGVDNHPLDERLAASIAGLGYFAKNQLIINKDYGSYIFLAYVLLDIKLDQEIKYLIDDDCKDCTKCIEACPTNALQEGSYIQERCMSHYNQSKKILSEEEIKKNYTLFGCDICQMVCPKNIKKGQIVHPEFELSNKEKVSIEDLFTLSQKDFNQKYNDMAYLWKGKTILMRNALTLLHNQKNTSYNHLIEKSISKFNMPWYKETAEHILKELKKVEN
- a CDS encoding permease, with product MMVFIKKNKFLVLSVIVLIVITFIDIKLTYKALENSYKQILSMLMIVPPIFILIGLFDVWIPRETIIKLMGEGSKTKGMVLAFVLGAFSAGPTLIAFPIAMMMLKKGAKYSNVIFFLMVWSSLKLPIVFYQITTLGLKFSLIINVTMIIVFIISALLVDKVFTKDEKLIFNEKAQDYSK
- the glnA gene encoding type I glutamate--ammonia ligase, whose protein sequence is MFKTIQEMISYVKKENIEIIDLKVCDMLGIWHRISITSNKLDESIMEKGIGFDGSSYHFLTVEKSDMVMIPDVSTAYIDPFRSYKTINVIANIYVIKDNQYLRFSDDPRYVAEKTENLFKKDNISDEILLGPEYEFYVLDHMSYKISDHHLEVKIDSEQAQWSSSKTENNLGLHVRDHGAYHLDSPLDHSYDLRTKVVVEAEKINIPIKYHHSENGGPGQVEIEVNFAGVKEMGDRTMKIKHLLKNTAKSMNKTISFMPKPFSNELGSGMHVHIQLKHQGKYIFFDKSGYSGLSKIAHYAIGGILKHAKSLCAFTNPSTNSYKRLVPGFEAPVTLAYATANRSAVIRIPGYTIQEDEKRFELRSPDAMSNPYLCFSAIMMAAYDGIKNKIDPSLLGFGPYDINLYDLPASEQNKIQSLPTNLKEAASELENDYEYLLVGNVFSKIMIDNQIKQLLTEEKEISKLPHPKEFELYYNR
- a CDS encoding DUF2087 domain-containing protein; protein product: MFDYSLQEKEEVLNKFFIDKDKLIMIRFPKKLKQKYLCLLWIITLFDTYKAYSEKEVNQILEPVLDDYVMIRRYLVDYGLLKRELDGSKYWVNNN
- a CDS encoding PTS sugar transporter subunit IIC; this translates as MTKKGVLNFFITSFNGMAIGLFSTLIIGVIIGQLGFLSGKIGLDSIEVALTSLSTILKAFMGIGIGFGIAIALNLEGIKLVVSGVAGGIATGFYNDPMVAYLTTISVYFVFIYLLKKKTPIDILLVPLTGVITALIITKLIGSPVQATMTSLGDFIQYATNLQPFLMGLVIAVVMGMALTAPISSAAIAIAISIGGIAGGAAVVGCSVQMIGFAIMSRKDNNIGTVISIAIGTSMLQFKNILKKPIIWLPTIIVSAILGPISTLLFKTETTSIGAGMGTSGFVGQFGTLDAMDYSLGSYLSISILHLVLPIILIFIVDYIFRKKGLIVEGDLKL
- a CDS encoding Gfo/Idh/MocA family protein, whose product is MINVGIIGAGNIGHTFCQAALYYKDDLCLYAIASRDIKRAKLYQDKYSFEKTYNSYQELYSDPQVDLIYIATPHGLHFEQMMDILDYKKHILCEKAFTLNASQADRVFKKAKVKQCFVMEAMWTRFLPVIQAIQKEVKDGNIGKVMYIKADFCFKADVDESHRLLNPKLGGGALLDVGIYPITFANIFLGQAQSFKSQVQLSDKGIDLSESIEYYYQNAKAHLKASIIENQPIIAYIYGDLAYVVIEGFFYAEKASVYNHQKQLIKVIDIPHKVNGFEYEIKEVIECIHQNKLESQIMSHKDTINMLKQMDDLRETWKLKYPQEK
- a CDS encoding MFS transporter; translated protein: MKKTTLITMSLITMIMLGSVYTWSVFRIPVESFYEINTFMSGLPYMVSLWFYALSMVISGRFLNLINMKKFAFIGVLLIVFGWVMAGLTTTIFGLVIMYGVFIGLGVGILYGIPIMIIQSLFNKNSGFYTGLVLAGFGLSPLVTAPIIKTLLNNVTLHQTFMLIGLLSFIILMITSTKLTSLDKSLEKDVSVGSKIKIDKVFIILYFLFLFGTTIGLMMIGLSYQVGVQYYDFSPSKVTLAMTMFALANGMSRLLFGYLSDRFNLKNIIRLAVFILFLSGIIAYINKGRFFGLYLLSFSGFWFILGAWLAIAPNAIKTIYGLNNYSKRYGVLFTAYGLGAIIGVSVSGLILDALKATQALYLIIMGISLMCLFVLGVKKFTLGL